The following are from one region of the Simiduia agarivorans SA1 = DSM 21679 genome:
- a CDS encoding glycosyl hydrolase, producing MKITKRNLRVASAFAALLSAPVFAALTPVGAGNISDTINTASHRCVIDHGTWIWNAGVVEPGVSGCNPIGAPTPRFPQVQDQAANQPTMTHRWWGSVSFMGEHGINDPAGAGYLTPDPFAVRISNRGARLGGIPAALSTNASQTVSTIPDPFAEVFDGIAVGNSQHGNLQARLSNYSDGSVTVAWSDGATRVMEATFVHGSPYAYFTVQSGQLQLRTKAANGGERGVFHQDGNSLGVWTDVAGIRNHFLAVVPSGNSFSGVNGQTVTLSGNRLTLAWLPTAPDANVINLLKAHALKPVDEVRIDYAVDHNSQAVTVTHSYRYQGQAQTTLAGLLPMAWKRSNQPLTGYATRSARGVTRFAETHQFSYTLPFVGLLPSLPAFGNYDQAALAALVREFTDRPQSEWNTATDTYWAGKNYGKVAELAALARSHGLIAEADQLVGWLKGELEDWFRADTNGSLDVSKYFVYDANWNTLLGFDESFGAQQQLNDHHFHYGYFVRAAAEICRVDRSWCGDNAWGPMVELLIRDYAGGRNDALFPYLRNFDPANGFSWASGHANFVQGNNNESTSEAANAYGAMVLYGLITGNEAIRDRGVYLHASSTNAYWEYWNNIDRYRGMGGNRDNFDPAYPKLTTSIIWGSGHVFSTWFSGAYAHILGIQGLPLSPLVLHIGQEADYLRDYVALGLSESSNGKPSGLVDDQWRDVWWNIWAMTDAEAAFADFQSYGTGYAPEAGETKAHTYQWLQAFRQLGQVAAVPASSPAAAAFRKAGVTTYVAYNYGNSYQYVTFADGMALSVAPHSFRIRRSGDAPDQPGQQTPADGVVNGGTGGGGDNGGGNDGGGNDGGGNDGGGTPTDCSNGCATESGASLILSLTRGDIVDLHFRVNGGAQQNLRMTATSAGWTYEIASLNAFDQVDYSFTVITAGVGEDIGWRTHTFNGTGGGDGSGGGNGGEPPAPDCLNGCALSVSGGVLFAADEADIADVHYKVNGGAQQNVRMQREATGWRYQVTGLQPGDQVSYSFTLITNGVGRDTGWAQHTVTN from the coding sequence ATGAAAATTACCAAACGCAACCTGCGGGTTGCCTCGGCGTTTGCCGCCCTGCTGAGTGCGCCGGTGTTCGCGGCACTCACGCCAGTCGGTGCCGGCAATATCAGCGATACCATCAATACCGCAAGTCACCGCTGTGTCATCGACCACGGCACCTGGATCTGGAATGCCGGCGTGGTAGAGCCGGGCGTGTCCGGCTGTAACCCCATTGGCGCGCCCACCCCGCGCTTTCCTCAGGTACAGGATCAGGCGGCTAACCAGCCCACCATGACCCACCGCTGGTGGGGCTCGGTATCGTTTATGGGTGAACACGGGATCAATGACCCGGCCGGCGCCGGTTACCTCACGCCCGATCCGTTTGCGGTGCGCATCAGCAATCGCGGGGCGCGCCTCGGCGGGATACCCGCGGCGCTCAGCACTAATGCGAGCCAGACCGTCAGCACTATCCCGGACCCGTTCGCCGAGGTCTTTGATGGCATCGCCGTGGGCAACAGCCAGCACGGCAATCTGCAGGCGCGGCTCAGTAATTACAGCGATGGCTCGGTCACCGTGGCCTGGAGTGATGGCGCCACCCGGGTGATGGAAGCCACCTTTGTGCACGGTTCGCCCTACGCCTATTTCACGGTCCAGTCGGGGCAGTTGCAACTGCGTACCAAAGCCGCCAATGGCGGTGAGCGCGGCGTGTTTCACCAGGATGGCAACAGCCTGGGGGTGTGGACCGATGTGGCGGGTATCCGCAACCACTTCCTCGCCGTGGTGCCATCGGGCAACAGCTTCAGCGGCGTGAACGGCCAGACGGTAACGCTCAGTGGCAACCGGCTGACGCTGGCGTGGTTGCCCACAGCGCCCGATGCCAATGTGATTAATCTGCTCAAGGCGCACGCGTTGAAGCCGGTGGATGAGGTGCGCATCGACTATGCGGTGGACCACAACTCCCAGGCGGTGACCGTGACCCACAGCTACCGCTACCAGGGCCAGGCACAGACCACCCTGGCCGGTCTTCTGCCGATGGCGTGGAAGCGGAGTAATCAACCACTTACCGGCTACGCCACGCGCAGCGCGCGCGGTGTGACCCGATTCGCTGAAACCCACCAGTTCAGTTACACCCTCCCGTTTGTGGGTCTGTTGCCCAGCCTGCCGGCCTTTGGCAATTACGATCAGGCCGCGCTGGCAGCATTGGTGCGTGAATTTACCGATCGCCCGCAAAGCGAGTGGAATACAGCCACTGATACCTACTGGGCCGGTAAGAACTACGGCAAGGTGGCGGAGCTGGCGGCATTGGCGCGCAGCCACGGGCTGATAGCGGAAGCAGATCAGCTGGTGGGCTGGCTCAAGGGCGAGTTGGAAGACTGGTTCCGCGCCGATACCAACGGCAGCCTGGATGTGAGTAAGTACTTCGTTTACGACGCCAACTGGAATACCTTGCTGGGCTTTGATGAATCCTTCGGCGCCCAGCAGCAGTTGAACGACCACCATTTCCACTACGGTTACTTCGTGCGCGCGGCGGCGGAAATCTGCCGGGTAGACCGTAGCTGGTGTGGCGACAATGCCTGGGGACCCATGGTGGAGTTGCTGATCCGCGATTACGCCGGCGGCCGCAATGATGCGCTCTTCCCTTATTTGCGCAACTTTGACCCGGCCAATGGGTTTTCATGGGCGTCGGGCCACGCCAACTTTGTGCAGGGCAACAATAATGAGTCCACCTCCGAGGCCGCCAACGCCTATGGCGCCATGGTGTTGTACGGACTGATTACCGGCAATGAGGCGATCCGTGACCGAGGTGTTTACCTGCATGCTTCGTCCACCAATGCCTATTGGGAGTACTGGAACAACATCGACCGCTACCGGGGCATGGGTGGCAACCGCGATAATTTTGATCCGGCCTACCCGAAACTCACCACCTCTATTATCTGGGGCAGTGGTCATGTGTTCTCCACCTGGTTCAGTGGCGCCTATGCGCATATTCTGGGGATTCAGGGGCTGCCCCTGTCACCACTGGTACTGCACATCGGGCAGGAGGCCGATTACCTGCGCGATTATGTCGCCCTTGGCCTGAGCGAGTCGTCCAACGGCAAACCGTCTGGCCTGGTGGATGATCAATGGCGCGATGTGTGGTGGAACATCTGGGCCATGACCGATGCCGAAGCCGCCTTTGCGGATTTCCAGAGCTACGGCACGGGCTATGCACCGGAAGCGGGTGAAACCAAAGCGCACACCTACCAATGGCTGCAGGCCTTTCGCCAGTTGGGGCAGGTAGCGGCAGTACCGGCCAGTTCTCCCGCGGCTGCGGCGTTCCGCAAGGCGGGCGTGACCACCTATGTGGCCTACAACTACGGCAACAGCTACCAGTACGTGACCTTCGCCGATGGCATGGCGCTGAGCGTGGCACCCCACAGCTTCCGCATCCGCCGCTCGGGCGATGCGCCGGATCAACCGGGCCAGCAAACACCGGCCGATGGCGTGGTGAATGGCGGCACCGGCGGTGGCGGTGACAATGGCGGTGGTAACGATGGTGGCGGCAATGACGGCGGCGGTAACGATGGGGGTGGTACGCCTACCGATTGCAGCAACGGGTGTGCAACAGAGTCTGGCGCCAGTCTGATCCTGAGCCTGACCCGGGGCGATATTGTGGACCTGCACTTCCGGGTTAATGGTGGCGCCCAGCAGAACTTGCGCATGACCGCCACCAGCGCGGGCTGGACCTATGAAATCGCAAGCTTGAATGCCTTTGATCAGGTGGATTACAGCTTTACCGTGATTACCGCAGGCGTGGGCGAGGACATAGGCTGGCGGACCCATACCTTTAACGGCACCGGCGGTGGCGACGGCTCAGGCGGCGGTAACGGCGGTGAGCCACCCGCCCCCGATTGCCTGAACGGCTGTGCTTTGTCTGTATCCGGTGGCGTGCTGTTTGCCGCCGATGAGGCCGACATTGCCGATGTGCACTACAAGGTCAATGGCGGCGCCCAGCAGAATGTGCGTATGCAGCGCGAGGCCACCGGCTGGCGCTATCAGGTCACCGGCCTGCAGCCAGGCGACCAGGTAAGCTACAGCTTCACCCTGATCACCAATGGCGTCGGCCGCGATACCGGCTGGGCGCAGCACACAGTCACCAACTAA
- a CDS encoding TonB-dependent receptor: MSNRIRKYPRTLLAIAVASASFGAVAQDEGMDQLEEVVVTGIRGSLERSMDMKRDAQGVVDAISAEDIGKMPDTNLAESLQRITGVSIDRQNGEGSRVTVRGFGPDYNVVTLNGRQMPAANIEATSASSSRSFDFANLAAESVSAVEIYKTGKASLSTGGIGSVINIRTARPLEQDDLVANVGIKAMHDTSTKTGDSWTPEISGIFSTKFADDTMGIALTGSYSDRQSGYAKAETGPGWYTIPGGQGDWGSIAPDNPNFENAPQAGDVYAVPRGIGFAFGEIQRERTNAQATFQWAPTDKLEATLDYTFSEQDVEQQYNAMGAWFNGVPVSGAFTPGTGNGSVVALTEYTDGTGSDVTFNAGEWGTKNTNNSLGLNVAWHPTDALTLVFDYHNSSAKNGAKDDRGTNNNIAGVQYNRAATTVNYTTPLPTVSFEFNAQGPFDPSQMLTSGTAFRNALMKHDIEQAKIDGTFEFEDSAVRSIDFGLSMLESENRSAFANAQRDTWGGYGTAADYDDSLFVQKSMASALDQFSSASSPDMTPYYYASDFNGMNDAIAAIAAANGETLVGACGDRLCASNDFTTDRTTQESQKGAYVQVNLGWDDLAMPINLAVGLRYEDTKVDSKALVPQYDSIIWAADNEFVAQANGVDFTQLKGAYSNWLPNIDFDIAFTDDVVGRASVSKTISRPGYADIQGGQTIDPLVRFNGGTGSRGNPDLDPFESTNFELSVEWYYGEGSYVSAGYYKKDVENFIGQTSFEETVFDLAHPVQGPRYQQAVADLGTSDAGAVRAYMESLYGAPVEGSAADGDTAAVFRMIAPVNAETAKIDGFEVAVQHMFGESGFGAIVNFTTVNGDIAYDNFNTNKGAGVENQFALLGLSDSFNIVGFYDKNGIQARIAYNWRDDFLNSTFDGNGERNPIYTEAYGQWDVNVSYDINDNFAIFAEGINITSETQRLYGRHENMMIGTIQTGARYNLGARYTF, translated from the coding sequence ATGAGCAACAGAATACGCAAATACCCCCGCACGCTGCTGGCCATTGCCGTAGCCAGTGCTTCCTTTGGCGCCGTGGCCCAGGACGAGGGTATGGACCAATTGGAAGAGGTGGTAGTCACCGGTATCCGTGGCAGTCTTGAGCGCTCCATGGACATGAAACGCGACGCCCAGGGCGTGGTGGATGCCATCTCTGCTGAAGACATCGGCAAAATGCCCGACACCAACCTGGCAGAATCCCTGCAGCGCATCACCGGTGTGTCCATCGACCGCCAGAACGGCGAAGGCAGCCGGGTGACCGTACGTGGCTTCGGACCGGACTATAACGTGGTGACCCTCAACGGGCGTCAGATGCCGGCGGCCAATATTGAGGCAACATCTGCCTCGTCCTCCCGCTCCTTCGATTTTGCCAACCTCGCTGCCGAGAGTGTGAGTGCGGTTGAAATCTACAAAACCGGTAAGGCATCCCTGTCCACCGGTGGTATTGGCTCGGTGATCAATATTCGTACCGCCCGCCCGTTGGAGCAAGACGATCTGGTGGCGAACGTGGGTATCAAGGCCATGCACGATACCTCCACCAAAACCGGCGACAGCTGGACCCCGGAAATCTCCGGAATATTCAGCACCAAGTTTGCCGATGACACCATGGGCATTGCGCTCACCGGTTCTTACTCCGATCGTCAGAGCGGCTACGCCAAAGCGGAAACCGGCCCAGGCTGGTACACCATTCCCGGTGGCCAGGGCGATTGGGGCTCCATTGCACCGGATAACCCGAATTTTGAGAACGCACCCCAGGCCGGTGACGTCTACGCCGTGCCTCGTGGGATTGGCTTTGCGTTTGGCGAAATCCAGCGTGAGCGCACCAATGCCCAGGCCACTTTCCAATGGGCTCCAACCGATAAGCTGGAAGCCACGCTCGATTACACCTTCTCCGAGCAGGATGTGGAGCAGCAGTACAATGCCATGGGCGCCTGGTTTAACGGCGTGCCTGTATCAGGTGCCTTTACCCCGGGTACCGGCAATGGCAGCGTAGTTGCACTGACCGAGTACACCGACGGCACCGGCTCAGACGTGACCTTTAACGCCGGCGAATGGGGCACGAAAAATACCAATAACTCGCTGGGTCTGAATGTGGCCTGGCATCCAACCGATGCGCTGACGCTGGTATTTGATTACCACAATTCCAGTGCCAAAAATGGTGCCAAGGATGACCGGGGTACTAACAACAATATCGCCGGCGTGCAGTACAACCGCGCAGCCACCACGGTAAATTACACCACCCCGCTGCCCACTGTTTCATTTGAATTCAATGCGCAGGGTCCGTTCGACCCTTCACAAATGCTGACGTCGGGTACTGCTTTCCGCAATGCGCTGATGAAGCATGATATCGAGCAGGCGAAAATCGACGGTACCTTTGAGTTTGAAGACTCAGCGGTGCGCAGCATCGATTTCGGTCTTTCCATGTTGGAATCGGAAAACCGTTCTGCCTTTGCCAATGCCCAGCGCGATACCTGGGGCGGTTATGGCACCGCGGCAGATTACGATGACAGCCTGTTTGTGCAGAAGAGCATGGCCAGTGCGCTGGACCAGTTCAGCAGCGCGTCCAGCCCGGATATGACCCCTTACTACTATGCCTCTGACTTCAATGGCATGAATGACGCCATTGCCGCCATTGCGGCTGCTAACGGCGAAACCTTGGTAGGCGCCTGTGGCGATCGCTTGTGTGCAAGCAACGATTTCACCACCGATCGTACTACCCAAGAAAGTCAGAAGGGTGCCTATGTGCAGGTGAATCTGGGTTGGGATGACCTGGCTATGCCGATTAATCTGGCTGTCGGTTTGCGCTATGAAGACACCAAAGTAGATTCCAAAGCGTTGGTGCCGCAGTACGACTCCATTATCTGGGCTGCTGATAACGAGTTTGTGGCTCAGGCCAATGGTGTGGATTTCACCCAGCTCAAGGGTGCATATAGCAACTGGCTACCAAACATCGATTTCGACATTGCTTTTACCGACGATGTTGTGGGTCGTGCGTCGGTGAGCAAAACCATTTCCCGTCCCGGTTATGCGGATATTCAGGGCGGTCAGACCATTGACCCGCTGGTACGCTTCAATGGTGGTACCGGTTCCCGCGGTAACCCGGATCTGGATCCGTTTGAATCCACAAACTTCGAATTGTCGGTTGAGTGGTACTACGGCGAAGGCAGCTATGTGTCGGCCGGTTACTACAAGAAAGACGTAGAGAATTTCATCGGTCAGACTTCATTTGAAGAGACGGTGTTTGATCTTGCTCACCCTGTTCAGGGGCCACGTTACCAGCAAGCGGTTGCCGATCTGGGTACATCTGACGCCGGTGCTGTTCGCGCCTACATGGAATCACTTTACGGTGCGCCTGTAGAGGGTTCAGCCGCCGATGGTGACACAGCAGCGGTATTCCGTATGATCGCGCCGGTGAACGCTGAAACCGCCAAGATCGATGGCTTTGAAGTTGCAGTACAGCACATGTTTGGTGAGTCTGGCTTCGGTGCCATCGTCAATTTCACTACAGTTAACGGCGATATTGCCTACGATAATTTCAATACCAATAAAGGCGCGGGTGTTGAGAACCAATTTGCCCTGTTGGGTCTGAGTGATTCCTTCAACATTGTAGGTTTCTACGACAAGAATGGTATTCAGGCGCGTATTGCCTACAACTGGCGTGATGACTTCCTCAACAGCACCTTCGATGGTAATGGCGAGCGCAACCCGATCTACACCGAGGCCTATGGCCAGTGGGATGTGAACGTGAGCTACGATATCAATGACAATTTCGCGATCTTTGCGGAAGGTATCAATATCACCAGCGAAACCCAACGTTTGTATGGCCGTCATGAAAACATGATGATTGGTACCATCCAAACCGGTGCCCGTTACAACCTAGGTGCCCGCTACACCTTCTGA